The following proteins are co-located in the Solanum pennellii chromosome 1, SPENNV200 genome:
- the LOC114075614 gene encoding uncharacterized protein LOC114075614 isoform X1: MIECRFFHMLQLYLVTRSSSLDPYHRFNFFGYGDFRASAVLVHPKLHEHFHQVVVQKRFAFQEGSSQRKRDEGISFTKDPQHKRIDDLLITNLLSRHIQRSAHRIKYALLMELRLLFRLYLCCWYHIVHKLIYHVDMCWIFLCHSFAVEQISRTARWYVLCF; the protein is encoded by the exons ATGATAGAGTGCAGATTCTTCCATATGCTCCAGCTCTATTTAGTCACTCGCTCTTCTTCGTTAGATCCTTATCATCGGTTTAATTTCTTTGGTTACG GTGACTTTAGAGCAAGTGCAGTATTAGTACACCCAAAGTTGCACGAGCATTTTCACCAAGTTGTTGTACAAAAGAGGTTTGCCTTTCAGGAAG GATCAAGTCAGAGGAAAAGAGATGAGGGCATTTCTTTTACCAAAGATCCACAACACAAAAGAATTGACGACCTTCTCATTACTAACCTTTTAAGTAGGCACATCCAACGGTCTGCTCACAGGATAAAGTATGCACTTTTAATGGAACTCAGGTTACTCTTCAGACTCTATTTGTGCTGCTGGTACCATATAGTGCATAAGTTAATCTATCATGTTGATATGTGTTGGATCTTTCTGTGTCATTCTTTTGCAGTAGAGCAGATCAGTAGGACTGCACGATGGTATGTGCTCTGCTTCTAA
- the LOC114075614 gene encoding uncharacterized protein LOC114075614 isoform X2 — protein MIECRFFHMLQLYLVTRSSSLDPYHRFNFFGYGDFRASAVLVHPKLHEHFHQVVVQKRFAFQEGSSQRKRDEGISFTKDPQHKRIDDLLITNLLSRHIQRSAHRIKYALLMELSRADQ, from the exons ATGATAGAGTGCAGATTCTTCCATATGCTCCAGCTCTATTTAGTCACTCGCTCTTCTTCGTTAGATCCTTATCATCGGTTTAATTTCTTTGGTTACG GTGACTTTAGAGCAAGTGCAGTATTAGTACACCCAAAGTTGCACGAGCATTTTCACCAAGTTGTTGTACAAAAGAGGTTTGCCTTTCAGGAAG GATCAAGTCAGAGGAAAAGAGATGAGGGCATTTCTTTTACCAAAGATCCACAACACAAAAGAATTGACGACCTTCTCATTACTAACCTTTTAAGTAGGCACATCCAACGGTCTGCTCACAGGATAAAGTATGCACTTTTAATGGAACTCAG TAGAGCAGATCAGTAG
- the LOC114075614 gene encoding uncharacterized protein LOC114075614 isoform X3 — MIECRFFHMLQLYLVTRSSSLDPYHRFNFFGYGDFRASAVLVHPKLHEHFHQVVVQKRFAFQEGSSQRKRDEGISFTKDPQHKRIDDLLITNLLSRHIQRSAHRINRADQ; from the exons ATGATAGAGTGCAGATTCTTCCATATGCTCCAGCTCTATTTAGTCACTCGCTCTTCTTCGTTAGATCCTTATCATCGGTTTAATTTCTTTGGTTACG GTGACTTTAGAGCAAGTGCAGTATTAGTACACCCAAAGTTGCACGAGCATTTTCACCAAGTTGTTGTACAAAAGAGGTTTGCCTTTCAGGAAG GATCAAGTCAGAGGAAAAGAGATGAGGGCATTTCTTTTACCAAAGATCCACAACACAAAAGAATTGACGACCTTCTCATTACTAACCTTTTAAGTAGGCACATCCAACGGTCTGCTCACAGGATAAA TAGAGCAGATCAGTAG